From the Vicinamibacteria bacterium genome, one window contains:
- a CDS encoding GreA/GreB family elongation factor: MGEPRVEVPHLEGGIVQQQKVRITDIDSRRLWNLIEGSPSMDRRDVDNVASLERQLADAKVMPANRIGPEIVTINSEVRVTNLDTHETIVFRVVLPRAADAATRRISVLAPLGRAVLGRKVGDQVTWRTPGGLRLLRVDGVLYQPERTGIDLG; encoded by the coding sequence ATGGGCGAACCGAGAGTAGAAGTGCCGCACCTCGAAGGAGGAATCGTGCAGCAGCAAAAAGTCAGGATCACCGACATCGACTCCCGCCGGCTCTGGAACCTCATCGAGGGTTCGCCATCCATGGATCGACGAGACGTCGACAACGTTGCGTCACTCGAGCGCCAGTTGGCCGACGCCAAGGTAATGCCGGCCAACCGTATCGGTCCGGAGATCGTCACGATCAACTCAGAGGTGCGCGTGACGAATCTCGACACTCACGAGACGATCGTCTTTCGAGTCGTCCTGCCCAGGGCTGCCGACGCAGCCACGCGGAGAATCTCGGTCCTCGCGCCTCTGGGTCGGGCAGTTCTGGGCCGTAAGGTCGGTGACCAGGTCACCTGGCGAACCCCCGGCGGCCTTCGCCTGCTTCGGGTGGATGGTGTTCTCTACCAGCCGGAGAGGACAGGCATCGACCTCGGGTGA